In the genome of Triticum urartu cultivar G1812 chromosome 5, Tu2.1, whole genome shotgun sequence, one region contains:
- the LOC125508833 gene encoding peptidyl-prolyl cis-trans isomerase FKBP43-like, protein MAFWGVEVKPGKPYTHSYNPSHGRLRICQATLGSCDAATRTVVQCIVGNKKPIILCSLNPKLAEMCHLEIELEEVDEVLFSVLGQSSVHLSGYYLRPGSRGNAGEEDSESYGEDVGESDTDQDYEGSEDSYESDFIDDGDNEVPEDSDVSDSMDDGDVCSTPDHRKQDSEKHARKVKRQWRLKKKQQVDSSADKIADSPSKPAARRKRGSIFDSASEDEDFLAQSEEENFPTPVSLAKKTNGEVSEEIKPGNVTSNDEAKKRSKSDKKRKSDAINEDPASPMDVTEINGSSVPKQEAEIKRKSKKKKKTLEAEDGKHSNNIRTLEDGLVIEDLSAGNQDAKVASEGNKVYINYVGKLQDGKTVHSNGEEKPYKFKLGSEKVMRGWNLGITGMRVGEKRRLTIPPSLCDNGGKSVVELPKDSTIIYEVELVKVR, encoded by the exons ATGGCGTTCTGGG GCGTGGAGGTGAAGCCCGGGAAGCCGTACACCCACAGCTACAACCCTTCCCATGGCCGTCTCCGCATTTGCCAG GCCACATTGGGCAGCTGCGATGCTGCTACAAGGACAGTGGTGCAATGCATTGTGGGCAACAAGAAACCCATCATACTTTGTAGTTTGAATCCTAAATTGGCTGAGATGTGCCATCTCGAGATTGagttggaggaggtcgatgagGTTCTGTTTTCAGTACTTGGCCAGAGTTCTGTGCATCTCTCAGGATATTACCTCCGGCCAGGCAGCAGGGGCAATGCAGGGGAGGAAGACTC AGAATCTTATGGAGAGGATGTTGGAGAGTCTGATACAGACCAAGACTATGAAGGGAGTGAGGACAGTTATGAATCTGACTTCATTGATGATGGTGACAATGAAGTACCCGAGGACAGTGATGTTTCTGATTCTATGGATGATGGTGATGTATGCTCAACCCCCGATCACCGCAAGCAAG ATTCTGAAAAGCATGCTCGTAAGGTTAAAAGACAGTGGCGCTTAAAGAAGAAGCAACAAGTTGACAGCTCCGCTGACAAGATTGCTGATTCTCCATCAAAGCCTGCTGCCAGGCGCAAACGTGGCTCAATATTTGATAGTGCCAGTGAAGATGAGGACTTTTTGGCCCAGAGTGAAGAAGAAAACTTTCCTACGCCTGTTTCCTTGGCTAAGAAAACTAATGGTGAAGTTTCAGAGGAAATTAAACCTGGAAATGTCACGTCGAATGACGAAGCCAAAAAACGGAGTAAAAGTGATAAGAAAAGAAAAAGTGATGCCATCAATGAGGATCCTGCATCTCCAAT GGATGTAACAGAGATCAATGGATCATCGGTTCCAAAACAGGAAGCTGAGATAAAAAggaaatccaagaaaaagaagaaaactCTAGAGGCAGAAGATGGAAAGCATTCGAACAACATAAGAACATTGGAAGATGGGCTGGTCATAGAAGATCTGTCAGCAGGAAACCAAGATGCCAAAGTGGCTTCGGAGGGCAACAAG GTTTATATCAATTATGTTGGCAAGCTGCAGGATGGAAAAACTGTTCATTCTAATGGCGAGGAAAAGCCCTACAAGTTTAAGCTTG GTTCTGAGAAAGTGATGCGTGGATGGAACCTCGGTATTACTG GTATGCGCGTTGGAGAGAAGAGGAGGCTAACCATTCCCCCATCCCTGTG CGACAATGGTGGTAAATCGGTCGTAGAATTGCCCAAAGATTCAACAATCATCTATGAAGTGGAGTTGGTGAAAGTCCGGTGA